The Micromonospora sp. NBC_00421 genome contains a region encoding:
- a CDS encoding RHS repeat-associated core domain-containing protein, whose protein sequence is MSGPLDRRTIRSRVWAGARLRSTAMLATLVLLLAFAVRADLPDMVPASVSCDSVGYAYDAAGQLAGVQDQAGRTARYRYDPTGNTTSVANDGTPAPALALLSVVPARAAVGAEVTLEGGCFSTVAAENTVAFNGVPATVTTATGRRLVARVPATATTGLVTVTVGGATATSPQSFVVTGPDESAPTVTAVSPSVVAPGGTVTVTGTGFATQAAENAVTLNRTRAFPSTVAAGSLTVEVPAGVASGRIGVRTVHGSGDGAADVFVAPAPYTVADVTHTSRTTLGTTTAVSIPSAGDIALVVFDLAEGQRASVQLADGTFGSCGISTAKLLDPFGRTAASAGCVGATGFIDTVTARTAGTYTLLLAAASTATGSVSATVRGVPADATAGTTAGGEAVTVTTTVPGQNGAVTFAGSTGQRVSVKLSGGTYGTYNAAVTLRRPGGGTVVSNGSCGTACFLDTTVLPTEGTYTLVVDPQSTVTGTITVQVYDVPADAVVAATPGGPQVTATTTVPGQNSVISFPGTAGQRILVQFTGGTYGTYNASAVVRKPDGSNLTGSGYCGGSCIFDTTVLPVDGTYTILVNPDTSYVGAVTVQVHDVPADATATATPGAGAVTVTTAVGQNAVVSFAGTAGQRVSVQFSGGTYGTYNASAVVRKPDGSNLTGSAYCGGSCFFDTVTLPVDGTYTILLNPDGVTVGQVAVQVHPVPADATASTSAGGAPVTVTTTVPGQNAVVSFAGTAGQRVSVQFSGGTYGTYNASAVVRKPDGSNLTGSAYCGGSCFFDTVVLPVDGTYTVLLNPDTTYLGQATVKVHEVPADASATTSPGGAAVSVTTTVPGQNAVVSFPGAAGQVVSVTLSGGTFGTYDAGVTLRAPDGTTVVSESYCGTSCAFNAVTLPTSGTYTVLVNPTGTTLGAITARVYDLPNDAVANTTPGGAAVSVTTTVPGQNAVVSFPVAAGQRVAVQLSGGTFGSSEAAVTLRRPDGSTVVSNTSCGTSCFLDTTTLSAAGTYTVLVDPKGTVVGGITVKVHAVPADTTATTTAGGAAVSVTTTVPGQNAVVSFPVAAGQRVAVQLSGGTFGSSEAAVTLRRPDGSTVASNTSCGTSCFLDTTTLSAAGTYTLLVDPRTTAVGALTARVYAVPADASATTTPGGAAVSVTTTVPGQNAVVSFPGTAGQVVTVSLTAGAFGGGSVTATLRAPNGSSVSSSSCATSCAFSSVPLPTAGTWTVLVDPAAAAVGSLTVQVFDVPVDATVSTTPGGAPVTVTTVSPGQNGVVTFPGTAGQRILVQGTGGTYGTYNATAIVRKPDGSNLTSSAYCGTSCLFDTTVLPVAGTYSILVDPASTYTGALTLQVSDVPADVTAGTAPGGAGVTLTTTAPGQNAVLSFTGAAGQRIVVQGTGGTYGTYNATAIVRKPDGSNLTSSGYCGASCFFDVTTLPVAGTYSILLNPDAAYTGAVTLRVYDVPADAAVGATVGGPAVPVTTTAPGQNAVLSFTGAAGQRIVVQGTGGTYGTYNATAIVRKPDGSNLTSSGYCGATCFFDVTTLPAAGTYSILLNPDGMYTGTVSLRIYDVPADVAAGTTPGGSAVTLTTAAPGQNAVLSFPGTAGQRISVQGSAGSYGTYNATAIIRKPDGSNLTSSAYCGATCFFDVTTLPVAGTYSILLNPDGMYTGTVSLQVYDVPADATAAVTPGGAAATLTTTVPGQNATLTFPGSAGQVVTVAMTAGTYTRYNATAVIRKPDGTNLGSSVYCGDTCTLSAVTLPVAGTYTVLVDPSVGTVGAITGEVRLPAAVAAAAKKTPAKNTPVRPVGDVTETWTPDRFNLAGEDWASHRTGAYGQLQPALRADRGVTALAGQALLLDGKPLADVTLAVGRRSTRTDATGRFLLTGLTAGHHVLVIDGATASRPGRAFGRFETGVDLRAGETVELSYPIWMTRLDTANSVRFPSPTRRQTVITTPAIPGFEVRLPQGSVIRDRAGKRVTELSITALPVDQPPFPLPAGVRTPVYFTVQPGGSVILPKGAQIIYPNTQGLAPGSRLDFWDYDPGRRPCVKTPVKSYPKKPATVAKAPAVCAVTGAQAGWYIYGHGTVTPDGRQIVPDPDVRVWEFTGAMFNGSGKRPAGTGPGEDGDAGGDPVDLASGLFVDEHTDLTVNDVLPISITRTYRQNDTQNREFGIGANFTYGIFINSKQEYVEADLIFPDSGKVHLVRTSPGTGWTDAVFKAVDTTGPFRDAVMSWNGDGWDLVRTDGMVYVFGENTPLQSIRDRHGNQITLTRASGGQSGDITQITSPNGRWIKLSYTGGRVTRAQDNAGRAVQYGYDSAGRLTTVTSPGGRTTTYTYDTAHRMTTVTDARGVTYLTNSYDAAGRVSAQTMPGGVSYGFAYTTDANGQVVKTAVTEPDGSIRETHFDGDHRVTAETTAAGTAHARTSTTTRDPATHLPTALVDPYGRRTTLGYGPNGQLTGLTALAGTAAAQSATVTSGGPYRQLTSVTDDQGRTTRMEYDDGGNLTAATDAAGRTRRYAYNAAGQVTSFTDPLGNVTRYTYDQGDLVAVTDPLGRTTRSFVDAVGRPVAVTDANGVLERVRYDPDNQVVTSTDGLGRATTFGYDGNGNLTTVTDARGNSTSVVYDSSDRPVTVTDPRGKQAHQTYDVLGRVVSATDRRGKTTVTEYDVLGRTTFIGYGATAGPTYESTKRFGYDTLDRLTTVNDSAGGLLTLGWNDLDQVVSVAGPTGTVGYSYDAAGRRSGMTVPGQPAISYGYDQTGLIARITQGGTTATWQRDAAGRTTRVEQAGVTTRYAYDAASQLTRLSYETTGGVPIGDLRYGYDGTGRVADLTGSLAQVTVPATGPTASYDAANRLTSRGAQTFGYDDEGNLTGDGVRGYTWNARGELTGVTGPGLATSYGYDAAGRLASRTSGAATTTFGYDGPNLVREQTGAAVADRLTAGLDQTLVRADAAGARVPVTDALGSVLGLADSAGTLTTRYTYDPFGAVTASGATSGNTQGFTGRERDADTGLTYHRARWYSPETGRFLSQDPAGFGGGSTNLYTYALNDPVNLSDPNGDCPICVPILIGALIGGASSVGIGAGLAALTGRKYSAGDALKDFAIGGALGALTGGLGAYLKAGSSVWKLNQFERGLAIEAKLGGNLPRSFPTIDRFANGTATSIKSVDLTAKSYQSAGQLTSRLQGYVDKAAGFAKSNPVKWDGVTIRPGQVAARELEIAVQRGAATSAQQNALNQIVQYGAQKGVTVRIIPIR, encoded by the coding sequence ATGTCGGGACCGCTCGACCGCCGCACCATCCGATCGAGGGTCTGGGCAGGTGCTCGGCTGCGATCCACCGCGATGCTCGCCACCCTCGTCCTGCTGCTGGCCTTCGCCGTCCGGGCAGACCTGCCGGACATGGTCCCGGCCTCCGTCTCCTGCGACTCCGTCGGCTACGCCTACGACGCCGCCGGTCAGCTGGCCGGGGTACAGGACCAGGCCGGTCGGACCGCCCGCTACCGGTACGACCCCACCGGCAACACCACCTCGGTCGCCAACGACGGCACCCCCGCCCCCGCCCTGGCCCTGCTGTCGGTGGTGCCGGCCCGCGCCGCCGTCGGTGCCGAGGTGACCCTGGAGGGCGGCTGCTTCTCCACCGTGGCGGCCGAGAACACCGTCGCGTTCAACGGCGTCCCCGCCACCGTCACCACAGCCACCGGCCGGCGTCTGGTCGCGCGGGTCCCCGCCACAGCGACCACCGGCCTGGTCACCGTCACCGTCGGCGGGGCCACCGCGACCAGCCCGCAGTCCTTCGTGGTCACCGGGCCGGACGAGTCCGCGCCCACAGTCACCGCCGTGTCCCCCTCCGTCGTGGCGCCCGGCGGCACGGTCACCGTCACCGGCACCGGCTTCGCCACCCAGGCAGCCGAGAACGCCGTCACCCTCAACCGCACCCGGGCCTTCCCCTCGACGGTCGCCGCCGGCAGTCTGACCGTCGAGGTGCCCGCCGGAGTCGCCTCCGGCCGGATCGGCGTGCGCACCGTCCACGGCAGCGGCGACGGCGCGGCCGACGTGTTCGTCGCGCCTGCCCCGTACACCGTCGCGGACGTGACGCACACCTCCCGGACCACGCTCGGCACCACCACGGCGGTGTCGATCCCGAGCGCCGGCGACATCGCGCTTGTCGTGTTCGACCTGGCGGAGGGGCAGCGGGCGAGCGTGCAGCTCGCCGACGGCACCTTCGGCTCCTGCGGCATCTCCACCGCCAAGCTCCTCGACCCGTTCGGGCGTACCGCGGCGTCGGCCGGGTGCGTGGGGGCCACCGGCTTCATCGACACGGTGACGGCCCGCACGGCGGGCACGTACACACTGCTGTTGGCGGCGGCGAGCACGGCCACCGGCTCGGTCTCCGCGACCGTGCGGGGTGTGCCGGCCGATGCCACGGCGGGCACCACGGCGGGCGGGGAGGCGGTCACCGTCACCACCACCGTGCCGGGGCAGAACGGCGCGGTCACCTTCGCCGGCAGCACCGGCCAGCGGGTCTCGGTCAAACTCAGCGGCGGCACCTACGGCACCTACAACGCCGCGGTGACGCTGCGCAGGCCGGGCGGCGGCACTGTCGTCTCCAACGGCTCCTGCGGCACCGCCTGTTTCCTCGACACCACAGTCCTGCCGACCGAGGGCACGTACACCCTCGTCGTCGACCCGCAGTCCACCGTCACCGGGACGATCACCGTCCAGGTGTACGACGTGCCGGCCGACGCCGTGGTGGCGGCGACGCCCGGCGGCCCGCAGGTGACGGCGACCACGACGGTGCCCGGCCAGAACAGCGTCATCTCGTTCCCCGGTACGGCCGGACAGCGGATCCTCGTCCAGTTCACCGGCGGCACGTACGGCACCTACAACGCGTCGGCGGTGGTGCGGAAGCCGGACGGGTCGAATCTGACCGGCAGCGGTTACTGCGGCGGCTCGTGCATCTTCGACACCACGGTGCTGCCGGTCGACGGCACGTACACCATCCTGGTCAACCCCGACACCAGCTACGTCGGCGCGGTCACCGTGCAGGTCCACGACGTCCCGGCGGACGCGACGGCGACCGCCACCCCTGGGGCCGGCGCGGTCACGGTGACCACCGCCGTCGGGCAGAACGCCGTGGTCTCGTTCGCGGGCACGGCGGGGCAGCGGGTGTCGGTGCAGTTCAGCGGTGGGACGTACGGGACGTACAACGCGTCGGCGGTGGTGCGGAAGCCGGACGGGTCGAATCTGACCGGCAGCGCGTACTGCGGGGGGTCGTGCTTCTTCGACACGGTGACGCTGCCGGTCGACGGCACCTACACCATCCTGCTCAACCCCGACGGGGTCACCGTCGGCCAGGTCGCGGTGCAGGTCCACCCGGTGCCGGCGGACGCCACGGCAAGCACCAGCGCGGGCGGTGCCCCGGTCACCGTCACCACCACCGTCCCGGGGCAGAACGCCGTGGTCTCGTTCGCGGGTACGGCGGGGCAGCGGGTGTCGGTGCAGTTCAGCGGTGGGACGTACGGGACGTACAACGCGTCGGCGGTGGTGCGGAAGCCGGACGGGTCGAATCTGACCGGCAGCGCGTACTGCGGGGGGTCGTGCTTCTTCGACACGGTGGTCCTGCCGGTCGACGGCACATACACCGTCCTGCTCAACCCGGACACCACCTACCTCGGCCAGGCCACCGTCAAGGTCCACGAGGTGCCGGCCGACGCCTCGGCCACCACCAGCCCCGGCGGCGCGGCGGTGTCGGTGACCACCACCGTGCCGGGGCAGAACGCGGTCGTCTCCTTCCCCGGCGCCGCCGGGCAGGTCGTCTCGGTCACCCTGAGCGGCGGCACCTTCGGCACCTACGACGCCGGCGTGACGCTGCGCGCCCCGGACGGCACCACAGTGGTCAGCGAGAGCTACTGCGGCACCAGCTGCGCGTTCAACGCGGTCACCCTCCCGACCAGCGGCACGTACACGGTGCTGGTCAACCCGACCGGCACCACCCTCGGCGCGATCACCGCCCGGGTCTACGACCTGCCCAACGACGCGGTCGCCAACACCACCCCGGGTGGGGCGGCGGTGTCGGTGACGACGACGGTGCCGGGGCAGAACGCGGTGGTGTCGTTCCCGGTGGCGGCGGGGCAGCGGGTGGCGGTGCAGCTCTCGGGTGGGACGTTCGGTTCGTCCGAGGCGGCGGTGACGTTGCGTCGTCCGGACGGGAGCACTGTCGTGTCGAACACGTCCTGTGGGACGTCGTGCTTCCTGGACACCACCACCCTGTCGGCCGCCGGCACGTACACCGTGCTGGTCGACCCGAAAGGCACTGTCGTCGGCGGCATCACGGTCAAGGTGCACGCCGTGCCCGCCGACACCACCGCGACCACCACTGCGGGTGGGGCGGCGGTGTCGGTGACGACGACGGTGCCGGGGCAGAACGCGGTGGTGTCGTTCCCGGTGGCGGCGGGGCAGCGGGTGGCGGTGCAGCTCTCGGGTGGGACGTTCGGTTCGTCCGAGGCGGCGGTGACGTTGCGTCGTCCGGACGGCAGCACTGTCGCGTCGAACACGTCCTGCGGCACCTCGTGCTTCCTGGACACCACCACCCTGTCGGCCGCCGGCACCTACACCCTGCTGGTCGACCCGAGGACGACCGCCGTCGGGGCGCTCACCGCCCGGGTGTACGCCGTGCCCGCCGACGCCTCGGCGACCACCACCCCGGGCGGCGCGGCGGTGTCGGTGACCACCACCGTGCCGGGGCAGAACGCCGTGGTGTCGTTCCCCGGCACGGCCGGGCAGGTCGTCACCGTCAGCCTCACCGCCGGCGCGTTCGGCGGCGGCAGCGTGACCGCGACGCTGCGGGCGCCGAACGGCAGCTCGGTCAGCTCCTCGTCCTGCGCGACGAGCTGCGCGTTCAGCTCGGTGCCGCTGCCCACGGCCGGCACCTGGACGGTGCTGGTCGACCCGGCTGCGGCGGCTGTCGGCAGCCTCACCGTGCAGGTGTTCGACGTGCCGGTCGACGCTACCGTCAGCACCACCCCCGGCGGCGCCCCGGTCACCGTCACCACCGTCAGCCCCGGGCAGAACGGGGTGGTGACGTTCCCCGGCACGGCCGGGCAGCGGATCCTGGTGCAGGGCACTGGTGGCACGTACGGGACGTACAACGCGACGGCGATCGTGCGTAAGCCGGACGGGTCGAACCTGACCAGCAGCGCGTACTGCGGGACGTCGTGCCTGTTCGACACGACGGTGCTGCCGGTCGCCGGCACGTACAGCATCCTTGTCGACCCGGCGTCCACCTACACCGGCGCGCTCACCCTCCAGGTGTCCGACGTGCCGGCCGACGTCACTGCCGGCACCGCCCCGGGCGGCGCAGGCGTCACCCTCACCACCACCGCCCCGGGGCAGAACGCGGTGTTGTCGTTCACGGGTGCGGCGGGTCAGCGGATCGTGGTGCAGGGCACCGGTGGCACGTACGGGACGTACAACGCGACGGCGATCGTGCGTAAGCCGGACGGGTCGAACCTGACCAGCAGCGGGTACTGCGGGGCGAGCTGTTTCTTCGACGTGACCACGTTGCCGGTGGCCGGCACGTACAGCATCCTGCTCAACCCCGACGCGGCCTACACCGGCGCGGTGACCCTGCGGGTCTACGACGTGCCGGCGGACGCGGCGGTCGGTGCCACCGTCGGCGGCCCGGCCGTGCCGGTGACCACCACCGCCCCGGGGCAGAACGCGGTGTTGTCGTTCACGGGTGCGGCGGGTCAGCGGATCGTGGTGCAGGGCACCGGTGGCACGTACGGGACGTACAACGCGACGGCGATCGTGCGTAAGCCGGACGGGTCGAACCTGACCAGCAGCGGGTACTGCGGGGCGACGTGTTTCTTCGACGTGACCACCCTGCCGGCGGCCGGCACGTACAGCATCCTGCTGAACCCCGACGGCATGTACACCGGCACGGTCTCGCTGCGGATCTACGACGTCCCGGCCGACGTGGCCGCCGGCACGACGCCGGGCGGCAGCGCGGTCACCCTGACCACCGCAGCCCCCGGCCAGAACGCGGTCCTGTCGTTCCCCGGCACCGCCGGGCAACGCATCTCGGTGCAGGGCAGCGCCGGCAGCTACGGCACCTACAACGCCACGGCGATCATCCGCAAGCCGGACGGGTCGAACCTGACCAGCAGCGCGTACTGCGGGGCGACGTGTTTCTTCGACGTCACCACCCTGCCGGTGGCCGGCACGTACAGCATCCTGCTGAACCCGGACGGCATGTACACCGGCACGGTCTCGTTGCAGGTGTACGACGTGCCGGCCGACGCCACCGCGGCCGTCACCCCGGGCGGTGCGGCAGCCACCCTGACCACCACCGTGCCCGGCCAGAACGCCACCCTCACCTTCCCCGGCAGCGCCGGCCAGGTGGTCACCGTGGCGATGACCGCCGGCACCTACACCCGCTACAACGCCACAGCGGTCATCCGCAAGCCGGACGGGACGAACCTCGGCAGCAGCGTGTACTGCGGCGACACCTGCACCCTCAGCGCGGTCACCCTGCCGGTCGCCGGCACGTACACCGTCCTGGTCGACCCGTCGGTGGGCACCGTCGGCGCCATCACCGGCGAGGTACGGCTGCCGGCCGCAGTCGCCGCCGCCGCGAAGAAGACGCCAGCGAAGAACACGCCGGTCCGGCCGGTCGGCGACGTCACCGAAACCTGGACCCCGGACCGGTTCAACCTCGCCGGTGAGGACTGGGCGAGCCACCGCACCGGCGCGTACGGCCAACTCCAGCCGGCACTGCGGGCCGACCGTGGCGTCACCGCCCTCGCCGGGCAGGCCCTGCTGCTCGACGGCAAGCCGCTCGCCGACGTCACCCTCGCGGTGGGCCGGCGCAGCACCCGCACCGACGCCACCGGCCGGTTCCTGCTCACCGGGCTCACCGCCGGCCACCACGTCCTGGTCATCGACGGGGCGACGGCGAGCCGTCCCGGCCGGGCGTTCGGCCGCTTCGAGACCGGGGTGGACCTGCGGGCGGGGGAGACCGTCGAGCTGTCGTACCCGATCTGGATGACCCGGCTCGACACCGCGAACAGCGTCCGCTTCCCCTCACCCACCCGCAGGCAGACAGTCATCACCACCCCGGCCATCCCCGGTTTCGAGGTGCGGCTGCCCCAGGGCTCGGTGATCCGCGACCGGGCCGGCAAGCGGGTCACCGAACTGTCCATCACCGCGCTGCCGGTGGACCAGCCGCCGTTCCCGCTCCCGGCCGGGGTGCGCACCCCCGTCTACTTCACCGTGCAGCCCGGCGGGTCGGTGATCCTGCCGAAGGGCGCGCAGATCATCTACCCGAACACCCAGGGCCTCGCCCCGGGCAGCCGGCTGGACTTCTGGGACTACGACCCGGGGCGCAGGCCGTGCGTCAAGACGCCGGTGAAGTCGTACCCGAAGAAGCCCGCCACGGTGGCGAAGGCCCCCGCCGTCTGCGCGGTGACCGGCGCGCAGGCCGGCTGGTACATCTACGGCCACGGCACCGTCACCCCGGACGGCCGGCAGATCGTGCCCGACCCGGACGTGCGGGTCTGGGAGTTCACCGGGGCGATGTTCAACGGCAGCGGCAAGCGTCCCGCCGGCACCGGCCCGGGTGAGGACGGCGACGCCGGCGGCGACCCGGTCGACCTGGCGAGCGGTCTCTTCGTCGACGAGCACACCGACCTGACCGTCAACGACGTGCTGCCGATCTCGATCACCCGCACCTACCGGCAGAACGACACCCAGAACCGCGAGTTCGGCATCGGGGCGAACTTCACCTACGGCATCTTCATCAACTCCAAGCAGGAGTACGTCGAGGCCGACCTGATCTTCCCGGACAGCGGCAAGGTCCACCTCGTGCGGACCAGCCCCGGCACCGGCTGGACCGACGCGGTGTTCAAGGCCGTCGACACCACCGGTCCGTTCCGGGACGCGGTGATGAGCTGGAACGGCGACGGCTGGGACCTGGTCCGCACCGACGGCATGGTCTACGTCTTCGGGGAGAACACCCCGTTGCAGTCCATCCGCGACCGGCACGGCAACCAGATCACCCTCACCCGCGCAAGCGGCGGACAGTCCGGCGACATCACCCAGATCACCTCGCCGAACGGACGTTGGATCAAGCTCAGCTACACCGGCGGCCGGGTCACCCGGGCGCAGGACAACGCGGGCCGGGCCGTGCAGTACGGCTACGACTCCGCCGGCCGGCTGACCACTGTCACCTCGCCGGGCGGCCGGACCACCACATACACCTACGACACCGCGCACCGGATGACCACCGTCACCGACGCCCGGGGCGTCACCTACCTCACCAACAGCTACGACGCCGCTGGTCGGGTGTCCGCCCAGACCATGCCCGGCGGCGTCAGCTACGGGTTCGCCTACACCACGGACGCCAACGGCCAGGTGGTGAAGACGGCGGTCACCGAACCCGACGGCAGCATCCGGGAGACCCACTTCGACGGCGACCACCGGGTGACCGCCGAGACCACCGCCGCCGGCACCGCCCACGCGCGCACCTCGACCACCACCCGGGACCCGGCCACCCACCTGCCGACCGCGCTGGTCGACCCCTACGGCCGGCGGACCACCCTCGGGTACGGCCCCAACGGGCAGCTCACCGGCCTCACCGCGCTCGCCGGCACCGCCGCCGCGCAGTCTGCCACGGTCACCTCCGGCGGGCCGTACCGGCAGCTCACCTCGGTCACCGACGACCAGGGCCGGACCACCCGGATGGAGTACGACGACGGGGGCAACCTGACCGCCGCGACCGACGCCGCCGGCCGGACCCGACGCTACGCCTACAACGCCGCCGGACAGGTCACCTCGTTCACCGACCCGCTCGGCAACGTCACCCGCTACACCTACGACCAGGGCGACCTGGTCGCGGTGACCGACCCGCTGGGCCGGACCACCCGCAGCTTCGTCGACGCCGTCGGCCGCCCGGTGGCGGTCACCGATGCCAACGGGGTGCTGGAACGGGTCCGCTACGACCCGGACAACCAGGTCGTCACCAGCACCGACGGCCTCGGCCGGGCCACCACCTTCGGCTATGACGGCAACGGCAACCTGACCACTGTCACCGACGCCCGGGGCAACAGCACAAGCGTCGTCTACGACAGCTCCGACCGCCCCGTCACCGTCACCGACCCGCGCGGAAAGCAGGCCCACCAGACCTACGACGTGCTCGGCCGGGTGGTCTCGGCCACCGACCGGCGCGGCAAGACCACCGTCACCGAGTACGACGTCCTCGGCCGCACCACCTTCATCGGGTACGGTGCCACCGCCGGCCCGACCTACGAGAGCACCAAACGGTTCGGCTACGACACCCTGGACCGGCTCACCACCGTCAACGACTCCGCCGGTGGCCTGCTCACCCTCGGCTGGAACGACCTCGACCAGGTGGTCAGCGTCGCCGGCCCGACCGGCACCGTCGGCTACAGCTACGACGCGGCCGGCCGACGCTCCGGGATGACCGTGCCCGGTCAGCCGGCGATCTCCTACGGCTACGACCAGACCGGGCTGATCGCGCGGATCACCCAGGGCGGCACCACAGCCACCTGGCAGCGGGACGCCGCCGGCCGCACCACCCGGGTCGAGCAGGCCGGCGTCACCACCCGGTACGCCTACGACGCCGCTTCCCAGCTCACCCGGCTGTCCTACGAGACCACCGGCGGGGTGCCCATCGGCGATCTCCGTTACGGCTACGACGGCACGGGTCGGGTGGCGGACCTGACCGGCAGCCTCGCCCAGGTCACCGTCCCCGCCACCGGGCCGACGGCCAGCTACGACGCGGCGAACCGGCTGACCAGCCGGGGTGCGCAGACGTTCGGCTACGACGACGAGGGCAACCTCACCGGCGACGGCGTGCGCGGCTACACCTGGAACGCCCGGGGTGAACTGACCGGGGTGACCGGGCCGGGCCTGGCCACCTCGTACGGCTACGACGCCGCCGGGCGGCTGGCCAGCCGGACCTCCGGTGCGGCCACCACCACCTTCGGCTACGACGGCCCGAACCTGGTCCGGGAGCAGACCGGCGCGGCGGTGGCCGACCGGCTCACCGCCGGGCTGGACCAGACGCTGGTCCGCGCCGACGCCGCCGGTGCCCGGGTGCCGGTCACCGACGCGCTCGGCAGCGTGCTCGGCCTGGCCGACTCCGCCGGCACGCTGACCACCCGGTACACCTACGACCCGTTCGGTGCGGTCACCGCCAGCGGCGCGACCAGCGGTAACACCCAGGGGTTCACCGGCCGGGAACGCGACGCCGACACCGGGCTGACCTACCACCGGGCCCGCTGGTACAGCCCGGAGACGGGCCGGTTCCTCAGCCAGGACCCGGCCGGGTTCGGCGGCGGCAGCACCAACCTCTACACGTACGCCCTCAACGACCCGGTCAACCTCTCCGATCCCAACGGCGACTGCCCGATCTGCGTGCCGATCCTGATCGGGGCGCTGATCGGCGGCGCCTCCTCGGTCGGGATCGGCGCGGGCCTGGCCGCGCTGACCGGGCGCAAGTACAGCGCGGGCGACGCGCTGAAGGACTTCGCCATCGGCGGTGCGCTGGGGGCGCTCACCGGCGGCCTCGGGGCGTACCTCAAGGCCGGCAGTTCGGTCTGGAAGCTCAACCAGTTCGAACGCGGCCTCGCCATCGAGGCCAAGCTCGGCGGCAACCTGCCGCGCAGCTTCCCGACCATCGACCGGTTCGCCAACGGCACCGCCACCAGCATCAAGAGCGTCGACCTGACCGCGAAGAGTTACCAGAGCGCCGGCCAGCTCACCAGCCGGTTGCAGGGCTACGTCGACAAGGCGGCCGGCTTCGCCAAGAGCAACCCGGTCAAGTGGGACGGCGTCACCATCAGACCGGGCCAGGTCGCCGCCCGGGAGCTGGAGATCGCCGTCCAACGCGGCGCGGCCACCAGCGCCCAGCAGAACGCGCTCAACCAGATCGTCCAGTACGGTGCCCAGAAGGGGGTGACCGTGCGGATCATCCCGATCAGATAG
- a CDS encoding DUF7405 family protein, which translates to MGDESRLSRRTMLAGGALAMAASALAGCSAGGRVPARPAAPDPAAGLPDIQFDVARFSAPEQSSPTGGPFVMPPVHTVYLTAALSRTPGGDDQRELTRVLAALESRYPFGAADLMTFVSYGLPYFRRLPGGLTGDLVGAHLPRLLADPTRSVLEEAVPAPTDVHPDNPGVTKRRFTVPVRIEDNDLLFTFRSDRAAVIQDVLAWFDGNGTLAGRPTAPPAFAGLLTVTSSRHMFTQVGLPRSVAEQNQLPYARFIQPDSPMWMGFSDQQVNASGPPEICTFAGHPSARLSTARPGDYLDNGGIQHLSHVILDMLQFYDMAAPGTPPSENGNFTKRVQYMFHAPPVHPGNPDQLTDGGGPSFLAAENRGPDYAERTARGIGLPRGERRMGHLSTLQRSSRASDGTPMHLRVDGPGFDPMDVPDGSSQPKLHFSVFVPTADFFTRMRRSQASVDLVRKHRVAEQDNGLERFLTCTRRQNFLVPPRRHRAFPLVELAG; encoded by the coding sequence ATGGGCGACGAGTCCCGGCTCAGCCGCCGGACCATGCTGGCCGGCGGCGCGCTGGCGATGGCCGCGTCGGCCCTCGCCGGCTGTTCGGCCGGCGGGCGTGTCCCGGCCCGCCCGGCCGCCCCCGACCCGGCGGCAGGGCTGCCCGACATCCAGTTCGACGTGGCGCGGTTCAGCGCCCCCGAGCAGTCCTCGCCCACCGGCGGCCCGTTCGTCATGCCGCCGGTGCACACCGTCTACCTGACCGCCGCGCTGTCGCGCACCCCCGGCGGCGACGACCAGCGGGAGCTGACCCGGGTGCTCGCCGCCCTGGAGTCGCGCTACCCGTTCGGCGCGGCGGACCTGATGACCTTCGTCTCCTACGGCCTGCCCTACTTTCGCCGACTACCCGGTGGTCTCACCGGTGATCTGGTCGGCGCGCACCTGCCCCGGCTGCTCGCCGACCCGACCCGGTCGGTGCTGGAGGAGGCGGTGCCCGCGCCGACCGACGTCCACCCGGACAACCCGGGGGTGACCAAGAGACGGTTCACCGTGCCGGTCCGGATCGAGGACAACGACCTGCTGTTCACCTTCCGCAGCGACCGGGCGGCGGTCATCCAGGACGTGCTGGCCTGGTTCGACGGCAACGGCACGCTCGCCGGCCGGCCGACAGCCCCGCCCGCCTTCGCCGGGCTGCTCACGGTCACCTCCAGCCGGCACATGTTCACCCAGGTCGGCCTGCCCCGCTCGGTGGCCGAGCAGAACCAGCTGCCGTACGCCAGGTTCATCCAGCCCGACTCGCCGATGTGGATGGGCTTCTCCGACCAGCAGGTCAATGCCTCCGGGCCGCCGGAGATCTGCACCTTCGCCGGCCACCCCTCGGCCCGGCTGAGCACCGCCCGCCCCGGCGACTACCTGGACAACGGCGGCATCCAGCACCTGTCGCACGTCATCCTCGACATGCTCCAGTTCTACGACATGGCCGCGCCGGGCACCCCGCCCAGCGAGAACGGCAACTTCACCAAGCGGGTGCAGTACATGTTCCACGCCCCGCCGGTGCATCCCGGCAACCCCGACCAGCTCACCGACGGCGGCGGCCCGTCCTTCCTCGCCGCCGAGAACCGTGGGCCGGACTACGCCGAGCGCACCGCCCGGGGGATCGGCCTGCCCCGGGGCGAGCGGCGGATGGGTCACCTGTCCACCCTCCAGCGCAGCTCCCGGGCGTCGGACGGCACCCCCATGCACCTGCGGGTGGACGGGCCGGGCTTCGACCCGATGGACGTGCCCGACGGCAGCAGCCAGCCGAAGCTGCACTTCAGCGTCTTCGTGCCGACCGCGGACTTCTTCACCCGGATGCGGCGCAGCCAGGCATCGGTGGACCTGGTGCGCAAGCATCGCGTGGCCGAGCAGGACAACGGCCTGGAACGCTTCCTGACCTGCACCCGTCGACAGAACTTCCTGGTTCCGCCCCGGCGCCACCGGGCCTTCCCGCTCGTGGAGCTGGCCGGGTAG